The DNA segment ACAACTGGGGTTGGTACCTTATGATGACCCAACTCCCCAGGTACTTGAAGACGATTCTGAACTTCACCACCAAGGAGACAGCTTATTGTTCCGCCTTGCCCTTCTGTTTCTACTGGTTTTGGTCTGGGGTGTTTGGCCACATGTTCGACTTGTTTCTCAAAACAGAGTATGTCAGTCTTACCACGCTCAGGAAGACATTCTGCGTAGTTGGTAAGATTGAGGTCATGTAGCGCCCTCTAATCAACCACAGGAGCTCTAGGATCTGGTATCTTCATGTTGCTAGTCTCGTACGCCGCTTGCGATGGCAAAGCGGTCGTAGCTTGGTTCACAGTTGCGATGTCTTTCATGAGTGCACATTCTGTAGGTGTCAAAGTAACCGTCCACGACCTCTCTCCTACTTATGGAGGAAGCCTAATAGAACTAGTCGACGGTTTTGGCAATATTTCAGGGATGATGGTACCGTATTTCGTTGGTTTAATAGTAAATCATGTACTGACCCAACCAATGACGCTTTCACCCTTACACTTCACTACAATTTTTAGCAAAGCATCCACGAGTGGAGATACGTCTTTTGGATTTCATTTTTCGCCTACGCCACCGCGAGCTTTGGCTTTTTAATATTTGGTACAGCCGAGGTCGCACCTTGGGATCCTCTTTTCAAATAGCTTAGTCGATTtcgcaataaaattttcttaaataataTTGTTCGTATTCAATCAAGATTGCGACCATTTTAAAATCATCTGTCAACAGactgacagatgtcaagttacttgtttttgaaaatggaGTCTACTCAACCTACACCAGAAGAAAGTCAAGAATCTAAAAGTAAGTTCAGTTGTGCTAATTAGCCGAAACAGTTCGAATACTTGCAGGTGTTTTGATTTCTCAACGGTATCTTCTGTACGCAATGAGTGCTTTTGCAGTTTTTACTTCTTACTGTTTAAGAATGTCGCTCTCGATCGCGATACATGAGATAAGCGAAAATGACATGGAAGAGGGATACGATGATAATCCTTGTCCTGGAATAAAGGCTCCCCCTATGTCCTTCCAAGTAACACAACTAAGCTATCAAAGACGCAGACATAACTAAAACTTGTCAGAACGATTCCAGAAACGTTTATTCGTGGAGCAGATCTACTCGAGAACTCATGGCCAGTTCTTTTTACTGGGGCTACTTTCTCACCCATCTACCTGCGGGCTTCCTTGCCGACCAATTCGGAGGCAAACACGTGGTGTCGGCGTCGATTGTTGGTGGTGCGTGTATCAGTCTCGTCATCCCCACAACAATCGTCTTCACCAATGGGAGATACCAAACGGTCTTTCTTTTGAGAGTCTTGGAAGGAATGTTCCATGGTGCGGTCCACCCTTCCATATGCGCCATTCTAGCCCAGTGGACTTTGAAAAAAGACAGAGCTGCTGTGATGTCTTTCGTTTACGCGAGCGCCCCCATGGGGATCGCGACCAACACGCTGGTCGGCAAGGAAATCATGGAGCTCACCCACACCTGGACAACCCCTTTCTACCTGTTCGGCGCTTTGGGGATCCTCATGTTCCTACTCTGGCACTTCCTCTGTTATTCCAGTCCGGAGAGTCACCCTTGGATCACCACCCAAGAAAAGGAGTTTCTGCGCAACGGGTTAGGTAAGATCCCCGCGCGACCAGTTCGCGTTTGTTTATCCACATTCCAGACTACGATCTCGTCCACACCTGGAAGAAAGTCCCGTGGGGAGAAATGTTCCGTTCTGGTCCTCTGTGGGGGTTGTTACTGGCCGAGTTGGGGCACGACTGGGGTTGGTACACCATGGTGGAGCACTTGCGCAACTACATCAAAGAAATGTTGAGATTTGACTCGCGACATTACACCATCTGGACGTCGCTGCCGTTCTTCTTCACGTGGGTGATGGCGCTAACAGTTGGATGCTTTTCAGATTGGTTGGTTTATGACAGAATGATGGATATCACGCTGGCCAGGAAGATTTTCATGACGATATGTAAGATTCGAGATTGTGGTCGACAacatgtgaaaaaaaatatattacagCGCAGTTGGGACCAGCTCTGTGCTTGCTTTTTGCTTCTTTTGCAGAATGCGAAAGGTTGAAATCTGTAGTATGGTTTGTCGCAGCTATGAGTGCGATGGGATTTTATTACTCCTCGACGAAAACCAATTCTTTGGATCTGGCCCCCAACTACGCCGGAATCGTAACGGGAATAATCAACGGATTTGCGGTTTTTATGGGTATGCTTTCACCCATCATGGTAGGATCGTTTGTCACCCGTGTAACAAGATCAACACCTCAGCAACTCCCACCTACAATCGATTTGTCACTTGCAGAATACCATGGCAGAATGGCAGAATATATTTTGGTTGACGTTTTTCGTCTTTCTCGTCACAACTCTGATGTTTTTGGTTTTTGGCAGCGGCGAAAAACAGCCTtggaacaaattgaaaaagacCCAAATTCCGATCTTGTagatgtttataaaaatataagacAACTCCGTGCGTTCGTAGTGTGTGTCAACCAAATTTCTTCAAGGTCGCTTGTGTCAAAATTGCATTCCAGTGCAATCTTGGATCGCGGTTGAGTTGTTTTCGTTCGGTTGTCAGACCTGACGTTTTCGACATTCAGTTAGTTCTGCAACATTTAGTGGCGATGGAGAGGACCGCATCAGTTTCTGAAAACCCGAAATCTAAATGTAAGTGTTATTCGTTAGCGACAACGAGTCGAGACGAGATTTTTCAGGTTTTATTATTTCGCAACGATGCATCTTGTGCATCTTGAGTTGCTGCGCAATTGCTTGTAGTTACGTTGGGACTCTTGCGTTTACTAATACGTTGCGTTATATGTCAGACCGGAAGTATCCGATACCGCAAAGCAACCAAACGTGTCCTGCAGGAGAACAGACTGAAGTAACAGATATTAATCTCGACAAAACAGAAACCAAAACATAATTTATCAGTACGATTTCAGGATGGGTTACTACTATACGTGGGACCAAACAGCTCAAGCCATACTGAGATGTTCACGCTATATTTCGTACATTTTGATCCACGTTCCAGCTGGATATTTAGCCGATCAATTCGGGGGTAAACAAGTTCTGATGGTTGCGTTGTTGGGGATGTCGTTTTTCTGTTTTATCATCCCAACAGTGGTCCAGATAAGCATTGAGAACTGCGTTTTTGTGGTTGTTGTTAAAATATTGAGTGGCCTCTTCGAGGGGGCCATTTATCCCTCCGTGAACGCGGTGTTAGCTCAGTGGACTCCCGACAAAGACAGAACCAGTACGGCTTGTTATGTTTACACGGGTGCCCCCATAGGAGTCATAATGGCTATAGTCTTAACCAACTCCGTTGCAATTGTTACACGCCATTGGCCGtcagttttttatttctttggaAGTGTGCTGGTTATTTTGTGTGTAGCTTGGAAACTGTTTGCATATTCCGCTCCGGAAATCCATCCTTGCATCACCAACAAAGAACGAAATTACCTTGAGGAGGAATTGGGTGGGACGAGAGTGCTTCAGTTTTTCTCTTCATTACAGATATTTTGTAGAGGGAAATGTTATTTTTGGTCGGAAGCCAGTACCATGGACGGATATCACACGGTCTGGTCCATTGTGGGCATTAATTGTCATCCACATGGGGCATAACTGGGGATGGTTTATTTTGATGAATTATTTTCCGTTTTACGTGATACAGATTTTGAGATTCCAAGTAACCAACAACTTTATGTGGACATGGATTCCTTTCTTTTTTATGTGGATCTTGGCCATAATTTTTGCTTGCTTGTCTGACTGGCTGATATATGACAACTATGTGAACGTTACTACCGTAAGGAAAATCTTTACGACAATTGGTGAGGTTCAGATTTAGTCTTGTTCCGAAAACAAAACAGTTCGTTGCAGGAGTACTGGGACCTGCCCTATTTCTTCTTCTGGCATCTTTCACAACGTGTAAAcagataataaatataatttggaTGATTTCAGCAGTGAGTTTGATGGGTGGTTATTACACTGGCACAAATGTTATCATTTTGGATCTAGCACCGAATTTTGCTGGGACAGTTATGGGCATAGTGAGCGGCTTTGGAGCTTTTGTAGCAATGCTCACGCCCATAGTGACAACGTTTCTGACACCACAGGTAACAGTTCGGGTATTTAATTTCATATTAAAAACGTACTAGCAACTTGCAGAATACGCTACACCAATGGCAAGAAGTATTTTGGGTGACTGCCATAATCTTAGGAGTAACTAcgttgatatttttaatttttggaagtGCAGAGCGCCAACAATGGAATGATGTTGATGTGgatttttaattgattagtaaaaaataaaaatatcgatTAATCACGAATTTTGTCATGTGACTCAACTATGCATGTTGCAAGTGTACAATTGGTGATCTTATTTTGAAGAGAATTTAACACAATGGATATTGcgaaaattatgaaataaaacgcCCAATAACAGAGAAAAAATTTACCATCTACAGCTTTGTTCAAAACGGAACATTTTCGGATAAAAAAAGCTCTCGTGTAATCAGTCGAATATACAGGTGtttcaaaaatggcgcccaatctcttGAGTGGTTAAGATATTTGAAGAGTTGAGTCAAATTtcgttgtgaattttttttctttgtctaGTTTTCAAGTTATACAGAGTTGAAAGTAAGCAAATGTGGCAACATCGGTTGGCACGCACGATCAACTAAACCAATTCTCCTTTGAGGTCAGTGTTGCCGCTGTTATTTTAGCGTATTTTGGTAGGTAATTACCCTAAAAAGAAGGACTTCTGTGTTGTTCCACTACCCAAAGGGGTCttggaaaaatgaaaacagtaaagtaatttataattcacctgtaaaatttgttaacaAAGGAGATACATCTCTTTGAAATCAGCATACCTATTTAAGAGCACGTTGTACAAAATCTATTGTTCCTATCAAACTTTGTATTGAGATTTACCTTATCAGACTTCTATTCTTTAAGACCCTTaggagattgggcgccatttaaaataaaatttaaaatgaaataatctcACAACAAATTTCGCCTGTTCACatgatcaaaattttaataaagatgatgaaaataaaatcgtaGCCCAAAATAGTGTATTGTTttccaatcaaaaatgatCAGAGCGATAGTGTCATTTAAACAGTTGATTTgtaaaatatagaaatattACGAAATGCTTGTTGGTTGTGCTCTAGTGATTTCTTTAATCTTCAACAACTTCTTCAGATTCTGCCTTAACAAATCCGTTGGGCTACCGAAGACGTTTCCTGCTTCGCAATGTTGTGATATTTTGCAaggaattcatttttgtagGCCAGTACAAGTGTACTTATCGTTGTTGAATAATTAGATAATAAGACTTTACTTTATTATTGTATCCTGTTTCaggaaataaattaatttcattgtaaaagaaagtgtttttttctactttgcgttcgtactgatgctattacgatactgttttgcgtatcataataggaaaaggcgtgatataataataatactaaaaatagtgaaatttaattttttaattttgacggatactgtggtgtcgcggcagaccgcagacgtgaccttgggtggaatccttcaacattaccggttttaaattttaaattattttttttcattgaaaaagtggcaaagtagaaaaaatactgtatgacatctcgtttataaggcattttatcgcacttactcctttagggcactcctcgttacactcgtcgtgctctaaaaccgtgcgtgcgataaaattcttcttataagactcgtatcataatatactattgtttgATGTAACATTGTAAACAAAatacctatttattatttaccatAGTAACTCACCTCCTGCAAGCAGTCTTTCAAAAATCTCTTTTGCTTCCTTAACCAACTCGGAACACCTTAATTAAtactttggaaaatgataaacGGCGAAAACCGGAAAGTAACACGCGTTATAAATTACGATATaggaaacatttataatatgtaatttaaataaaaaataacattttcgtGGACATAACCTTCAAGTTGATGTGTCGAGTGTAAGATTTTGTGCGCAAACGTCAAACCGTTACTTTGACAATGTAATTCGACACTTTGACAAAATGAGGCCGGCTTGGGGGCAAAAATTCACCAAATGTGAGTAACTTAACTTCGAACGGTAGTTCTCGATAACGTTTGTAGATTTTCTCGTCCCGCAAAGGTACATCCTGGGAATAATGGCCAGTTTGGCAATCCTGAACGCTTACACCATGAGAGTGTCTCTTTCGATCGCTATAACGGAAATGGTCGTTCATGAGAACTTCActgtcaaaaggaacaactccGATGACTGCGATTTGTATGACCAACATATTCGGCACTTTGTAGAAGTCAGCAAATGTCTTGACAAAAGCCAGTCCTTAACTGTTGACTTTCCAGGACAGAGATATTTTGTACGATTGGGACGAGTACACTCAGGGCGTAATCCTGAGCTCGTTTTTTTGGGGTTACTTGATAAGTCACGTGCCAGGTGGAGTGCTGTCGCAGCAGTTTGGGGGGAAGAATGTGATGGGAACTGGTCTTCTCATCAGCGCCATCTTGACGTTGATCTTTCCTTGGCTCATACAAAGATCCAGAGGGACTATCGGCATTGTGATAGTAGCAAGGGTTGTGATGGGGATGGGTCAGGGCGTATTATATCCCGCGATTAACGCCATTCTGGGCCAGTGGGTTCCCGCCAGGGAGCGAGCTGGAATTGCGAGCGTGACATACGCTGGAGCCCACCTCGGAACGGTGTTCACCAACGTGGTCAGCGGCTTTCTCATCTCCACCACCAAAGACTGGGCCTCGGTCTTTTACCTGTTCGGGTGCCTCGGCCTCGTCTGGAACTTCCTGTGGATGCTGTTGTGTTACTCCTATCCGGATTTGCACCCTTGCATGACAGACAAAGAAAGAGAGTTTCTCCTAGAGGAGCTGGGTGAGGTTGTCAGTCCCACGAGTGCAATAACGAGCCAGTTTTTCAGGGGAACGCGTCGATTCCGACACGAAGACCATACCTTGGAGGGATATTCTCACATCCATGCCGGTGTGGAGCCTCATCGTCGGCCAATGGGGCCACGATTGGGGGTGGTACGTCGTGAGCACAGACCTCCCCAAGTACATGCACTCGGTGTTGAGATTCAACATTGCCGAAAACGGACTTTGGTCGTCCCTTCCGTTTTTGATAATGGGGTTCATGACCATAGCTTTCGGACACTCTTCCGACTGGCTCATCAACAGAAAGTTTCTGACGGTCACAGCCGCGAGAAAAACCTTTTCCCTAATCGGTAGAAACAATTTACTCGGAAAAAAATCACCATCACGTCATTTCTAGGCCACATGGGTCCCGCCGTTTTCATGATTTCGGCGTCCTATTCTGGATGCAACAGAACACTAGTGGTGGCGCTTTTCACCCTCTCGTTGGCCGTCATGAGTTTCCACTATACTGGAATGAAACTCAACGCATTAGATTTGTCGCCCAACTACTCCGGCACCTTGATGGGGCTAGTCAACGGTTTTGGAGTGTTTGCAGGGATGTTAGCGCCCTACATTATTGGCATCCTCACTCCAGAGGTAAAACCCAGGTTACAGTTACTATTTATAATGACGAGGATACAACAGCAAACGTTGCAAGAGTGGAGGATCATTTTTTGGCTCACGTTCGTCATATTCACGGTGACGATGTCCGCGTTCCTTATTTTCGGAAGTGGAGAAGTGCAATCGTGGAACGCTCCCAAACTGGAGCACATCAGTTAAGCTGTTTAGTTGCAAGACTATAAAAATAAGTTAGGTATTTCTGTTGAGCGTGAGATGTCAAATGTACAAATGCAGAAGAGGCGAAATCTATACGAGTACGATAAATGGCGTTCCAATTACGATgtagaaaaatttataatatgtatgtatctaagtttaataaaaattaacatcAAGAAAACATTTTCGTGGACATAACCTTCAAACTGATGTGTCAAGTGTATGATTTTGTGCGCAAACGTCAAATCGTTATTTTGACAATGTAATTCGATACTTTGACAAAATGAGGCCGACTTGGGGGCAAAAATTCACCAAATGTGAGTAACTCAACCTCGAACGGTAGTTCTTGACGACGATTGTAGATTTTCTCGTCCCGCAAAGGTACATTCTGGGAATAATGGCCAGTTTGGCAATCTTGAATGCTTACACCATGAGAGTGTCTCTTTCGATTGCCATAACAGAAATGATCGTTCACAAGAACTTCaccgtcaaaaggaacaactccGATGACTGCCACATACACGAGCAACGTCCTCTGCATTTTGTAGAAGTCAGGAAATGTCTTTGCAAAAGTCAGTTCTTAACTGTTGAGTTTCCAGAACAGTGAGATTTTGTACGATTGGGACGAGTACACTCAGGGCGTAATCCTGAGCTCGTTTTTTTGGGGTTACTTGATAAGTCACGTGCCAGGCGGAGTGCTGTCGCAGCAGTACGGGGGGAAGAACGTATTGGGAACTGGTCTTCTCATCAGCGCCATCTTGACGCTGCTCTTTCCTTGGCTCATACAAAAATCCCGAGGGACTTTCGGCATTGTGATAATAGCAAGGGTTGTGATGGGAATCGGTCAGGGCACTTTATACCCCGCGATCAACGCCATTCTGGGCCAGTGGGTTCCCGCCAGGGAGCGAGCTGGAATTGCCAGCGTGACATACGCTGGAGCCCACCTTGGTACGGCGTTCACCAACGTGGTCAGCGGCTTTCTCATCTCCACCACCAAAGACTGGGCCTCGGTCTTTTACCTGTTCGGTTGCCTAGGCCTCGTCTGGAACCTGCTGTGGCTGTTGTTGTGCTACTCGTATCCAGATTCCCACCCTTGCATGACGGACAAAGAAAGAGAGTTTCTCTTGAAGGAACTGGGTGAGGTGGTCAGGCGCACTAGTGCGATGACCAGCCAGTGTTTCAGGGGAACGCGTCGACTGCGACACGAAGACCATACCTTGGAGGGAGGTCCTCACTTCTATGCCGGTCTGGAGCCTCATCGTCGGCCAATTGGGTCACGACTGGGCCTGCTACGTCATGAGCACAGACCTCCCCAAGTACATGCACTCGGTGTTGAGATTCAACATTGCCGAAAACGGAATTTGGTCGTCCCTTCCGTTTTTGATAATGTGGTTCATGACCGTAGCTTTCGGACAGGCTTCCGACTGGCTCATCAACAGAAAGTTTCTGACGGTTACGGCCGCGAGAAAAACATTTTCCCTGATCGGTAGAAACAAT comes from the Tenebrio molitor chromosome 9, icTenMoli1.1, whole genome shotgun sequence genome and includes:
- the LOC138138831 gene encoding sialin-like — encoded protein: MSSYLFLKMESTQPTPEESQESKSVLISQRYLLYAMSAFAVFTSYCLRMSLSIAIHEISENDMEEGYDDNPCPGIKAPPMSFQNDSRNVYSWSRSTRELMASSFYWGYFLTHLPAGFLADQFGGKHVVSASIVGGACISLVIPTTIVFTNGRYQTVFLLRVLEGMFHGAVHPSICAILAQWTLKKDRAAVMSFVYASAPMGIATNTLVGKEIMELTHTWTTPFYLFGALGILMFLLWHFLCYSSPESHPWITTQEKEFLRNGLDYDLVHTWKKVPWGEMFRSGPLWGLLLAELGHDWGWYTMVEHLRNYIKEMLRFDSRHYTIWTSLPFFFTWVMALTVGCFSDWLVYDRMMDITLARKIFMTISQLGPALCLLFASFAECERLKSVVWFVAAMSAMGFYYSSTKTNSLDLAPNYAGIVTGIINGFAVFMGMLSPIMVGSFVTRNTMAEWQNIFWLTFFVFLVTTLMFLVFGSGEKQPWNKLKKTQIPIL
- the LOC138138481 gene encoding sialin-like, whose product is MRPAWGQKFTKYFLVPQRYILGIMASLAILNAYTMRVSLSIAITEMVVHENFTVKRNNSDDCDLYDQHIRHFVEDRDILYDWDEYTQGVILSSFFWGYLISHVPGGVLSQQFGGKNVMGTGLLISAILTLIFPWLIQRSRGTIGIVIVARVVMGMGQGVLYPAINAILGQWVPARERAGIASVTYAGAHLGTVFTNVVSGFLISTTKDWASVFYLFGCLGLVWNFLWMLLCYSYPDLHPCMTDKEREFLLEELGERVDSDTKTIPWRDILTSMPVWSLIVGQWGHDWGWYVVSTDLPKYMHSVLRFNIAENGLWSSLPFLIMGFMTIAFGHSSDWLINRKFLTVTAARKTFSLIGHMGPAVFMISASYSGCNRTLVVALFTLSLAVMSFHYTGMKLNALDLSPNYSGTLMGLVNGFGVFAGMLAPYIIGILTPEQTLQEWRIIFWLTFVIFTVTMSAFLIFGSGEVQSWNAPKLEHIS
- the LOC138138478 gene encoding sialin-like isoform X1 gives rise to the protein MRPTWGQKFTKYFLVPQRYILGIMASLAILNAYTMRVSLSIAITEMIVHKNFTVKRNNSDDCHIHEQRPLHFVENSEILYDWDEYTQGVILSSFFWGYLISHVPGGVLSQQYGGKNVLGTGLLISAILTLLFPWLIQKSRGTFGIVIIARVVMGIGQGTLYPAINAILGQWVPARERAGIASVTYAGAHLGTAFTNVVSGFLISTTKDWASVFYLFGCLGLVWNLLWLLLCYSYPDSHPCMTDKEREFLLKELGERVDCDTKTIPWREVLTSMPVWSLIVGQLGHDWACYVMSTDLPKYMHSVLRFNIAENGIWSSLPFLIMWFMTVAFGQASDWLINRKFLTVTAARKTFSLIGHMGPAIFMISASYAGCNRTLAVALFTLSMALMSFHYTGMKVNALDLSPNYSGTLMALVNGFGVFAGTLAPYIIGILTPEVKRRLELSLCNDDNTTANVARVEGHFLAHFRHIHGDDVRVSDFRKWRSAVVEYSQTGAHQLKCLVAKL
- the LOC138138478 gene encoding sialin-like isoform X2, with the protein product MRPTWGQKFTKYFLVPQRYILGIMASLAILNAYTMRVSLSIAITEMIVHKNFTVKRNNSDDCHIHEQRPLHFVENSEILYDWDEYTQGVILSSFFWGYLISHVPGGVLSQQYGGKNVLGTGLLISAILTLLFPWLIQKSRGTFGIVIIARVVMGIGQGTLYPAINAILGQWVPARERAGIASVTYAGAHLGTAFTNVVSGFLISTTKDWASVFYLFGCLGLVWNLLWLLLCYSYPDSHPCMTDKEREFLLKELGERVDCDTKTIPWREVLTSMPVWSLIVGQLGHDWACYVMSTDLPKYMHSVLRFNIAENGIWSSLPFLIMWFMTVAFGQASDWLINRKFLTVTAARKTFSLIGHMGPAIFMISASYAGCNRTLAVALFTLSMALMSFHYTGMKVNALDLSPNYSGTLMALVNGFGVFAGTLAPYIIGILTPEQTLQEWRVIFWLTFVIFTVTMSGFLIFGSGEVQSWNTPKLEHTS